The sequence AAGTTGACTTCGACTATGATGATCGTGAAACAGGGCTCTATCGTAATCTGTCTGTTCAGTTTGAACAGGGTGGCATCATTGGTCTGGTCGGTGAGTCTGGTGCAGGAAAGTCCACCTTGATGAAACTGATCATGCGGTGGTATGACTGGCAGCAAGGTCAAATCCGTCTGTCTGGCTTGGATAGTCGGAAGGTGGACAAGGCTCATTTGCAGAGGTCCTTTACCTATGTGCCTCAGGTACCGCAAATCTTCCGCCAGACCATTCGGGAAAATCTTGTCTTGGGTCGGACGGATGTGTCAGACGAAACTATCATGGACTTGGCAGAAAAATGCCACATGAAAGAACGGATTTTGGCAGCACCGCAGGGTTTGGATACGATTGTGGAAGCCAGTGACTTTTCAGCAGGAGAAGGACAACGCCTGGAACTCATGCGGGCCCTGCTCAAAAATGCGGACTGCTATATCTTTGATGAGCCGACCAGTAACCTGGATTCGCTCAATGAAGCTCGCTTTATCCAGCTGGTCAAGGCACACTGTCAGGGCATGGTCTTCTTGATTTCCCATAGAAGCTCAACCATGGCTTGTGCAGATACCATTTTCCGCTTGGAAGACGGACAATTAGTAAAGGAAAAATAAATGAAACAATTAAAAATGAAGGACCTCATGGTGACGGGGGCTTTTGCTGGGTTGTATTTTCTGTGTGTGGGTCTGGGGACCTTGATTGGTGTCTTTTTTGACCGGTCAGGCAATATGATGTACGCTCCGGCTTTTGCGGCACTCTTGGCTGGTCCGGTTTATATGCTCTTGATTGCCAAGGTTGGCAAGTTTGGCTCTATCAGTTTGGTCGGTGCGGTCATGGCCTGTTTCTTTTTCCTGTCAGGCTATATGACAGCGGCCTTTCTGCCTAGTTTAACCTTTGGCTTGCTAGGAGATTGGGTAGCCAAGCTCGGTGCTTATAAGAATAAATGGAGCAACCTCCTGAGCTTTGCGGTCTTCTCTTTTGGCAATCTGGGACCCATTATTCTCATGTGGCTCATGCGGGATGCCTATGAAGCTAATCTTTTGGCCCGTGGTAAGTCGGCTGAATATGTAGCCCATGTCATACTGGACTTTACACCGGGAAATGTCCTTTGGTTATCTTTTACCATTATCTTGGCAGCTAGTCTGAGCGGCCTCTTTGGACAATACATGGTCAAACGCTATTTTGATCGTTCAGGTTTGGTCGGATGAAACTCGATGCACGCAGTAAAATTCTTTTGGTCATGTTCACCAGTTTGACCTACGGAATGCGGCTGAGCGGCCTGGAAAATGCAGTCTTGGTCTGTGGACTGAGCCTGCTTTTCTGGTTTTCTGGCAAGCCTAAAATGGCCTTGGTCGGCCTGCTGGGCTATGGTCTTTTCCTCGGACTTTCTTATTGGACAGTTCTACCTGGCCTCTTGCTCCACTTGGTTGTTCTTATGACCTACATCTGGCCGCCGCTCTTGGCAGGGCACTTGCTCCTCATGACCACTAGCAGTTATGAGCTCATTCATGGCTTGCGGAAATGGCGATTGCCCGAAGCCTTCCTCTTGACCTTGGGTGTCATGTTTCGCTTTTTGCCAGCCATTAAGTCGGACGCCCGGCATATCCAGGCTTCTCTGAAGGTCAGGGGAATCTTTCTCAGCAAGTGGGCTCTATTTGTCCAACCGCTACGTTATATGGAATATTTTTTGGTCCCCCTCATGCTCTCTCTTTTGGCAACTGCCCAAGATTTGACGGTGGCGACCTTGACCAAGGGGATTGCTCTGAGCGGTCGTCCTAGTGAATTTGTCAAGTCAGGCTGGACTTGGCTAGATTGGAGTCTTTGCCTATGTTGTCTAATCTTTCTTCTATTGACACGACTATCAAGATAAACAATCTTCAGGTGACTTACGCAGCTGCGGACAAACCAGCCCTTCAAATTGAGGATTTGACTATTCCAGCTGGGCAGTGCGTGGTCCTTTGCGGACCCAGTGGCTCTGGCAAATCAAGTCTGCTCAAGTTGCTCAATGGTCTTATCCCAGAATACTATCCAGCTCAGGTGACTGGACAGGTTTTTCTAGGTCAGTTAGACCTGAGACAAGCTAGCGTAGAAGACCTATCCTACCATGTGGCTTCGGTCTTTCAGAATCCTGCCACCCAGTTTTTCCATACCCAAGTCCTGCATGAGCTGGTCTTTCCCTGTGAAAATCAGGGGCTTTCAGCGGAGGAGATTGCAGTTCGCTTGGAGGAGGTCAATCATCTCTTTCAGCTGGAAACCTTCTATGACAAGCCAATCTTTCAGCTGTCAGGTGGGCAGAAGCAGTTGATTGCTTTGGCAACGGCCACCATGCAGGGCAGTCCCATTTTGCTTTTGGATGAGCCGACAGCCAATCTGTACCAGGAGGCTGTTCACAAGGTCCAGGGAGTCCTGCGCAAGCTCAAGCAAGAAGGCAAGACTATTATCATCGCTGAGCATCTCTTGGCCTACCTGACGGATCTGGCTGACCGCTACCTCTATTTTCAGGAGGGGCAGTTGGTGGCAGACTATCCGGCCGGTGACTTCCTGCATCGGACAGAAAAGTGCCGTCAGGATATGGGCTTGCGGTGCTACGATGCGGAGCCTTATCGGCGGGCAATAGCAGAGCAGGCCAGCCAGTTTAAGTCTGACCAAGAAGGCTTGTCCATTGGCAACTTGTCCGTCAGCCAAGCTGGCCAGCTTCTTTATAAGATAGAGCAGCTTTGTCTGAAACCTGGTCAGGTAGTCGGTCTTGTCGGACCAAATGGGTCTGGCAAGACCAGTCTGGCTCGTTACCTAGTTGGCTTAGAAGTGGACAAGGCCAGTCAGATTACCTGGCAAGGCAAAGCCTTATCTCCTCGACAAAGTCTAGAAAAAACCAGCTTTGTTATGCAGGATGTCCACTTGCAACTCTTTGCTGAAACAGTTCGTAGAGAACTCACCCTGGGGCAAAAAGGCAAGCAGCTTGATAAAGCGCTGATTAGCCGTTTTCGTTTGGAAGACTTGTTGGACAGGCACCCAGTAGGCTTGTCAGGCGGTGAGCAGCAACGCTTGATGATTGTAGCAAGCTTATTGGCGGATAAGGATATCCTCATCTTTGACGAGCCTTCTAGCGGATTGGATCTGGCTCAAATGAAGGAACTGGCTAAGGCTCTGGCATTTTTAAAGAAAGAAAAGAAGCTGGTCCTTCTTATCTCGCACGATGAGGAGCTCTTGGCGATGGTCTGTGATAAAATCATCGCTATCGAATCTCTAAAAACTGTCTGAGGGCAGTTTTTTTATTTTAAGGTTTCTTTTGGTTATCTTTAATCTTTCTTTTAGGAAGGACCTGTAAACTAAGAGCATACAAGGGAGGGCGTATGGTCCACTTGATAGAAAAAGAGGTAGAAATAATGAAACAACAATCGCTTAAAAAATGGATTTACTCTGCTGTAACGATTATGAGTGTCGGAGTATTGGCTGCTTGCTCATCAACAACGAGCTCGACAACTTCAAGCTCATCTTCTAGTCAGGTGACAACTGCGAGCTCGTCAAGTTCAGCATCTTCATCTAGTTCAGAGTCAACTTCAAGTATTGACTGGTCAGCACTTCCAATGACAGAAGTTAGCTTGACTGATGAAGGTTTAACTATCACAGAAGGCGGAACCTATGTCTTGACAGGTTCTACAACAGGCGGTGTGACGGTTGAAACAGATGCAAATGTTCGTATCATCTTGGCTGGGGCAACGATTTCAAGTTCAGATACAGCGGCTATCAACGTTATTTCGGCAGACAATGTTGAGATTGAGTTGCAAGACGGTACAGAAAATACTGTTAAGGATTCAAGTACTCACTCTGATACCAATATCGAAGGGGCAATTCATGTAGAAGCAGATTTGACTATTACAGGTAATGGTAGCCTGACTGTAGAAGGGAACTTCCAAGACGGTATCGTATCAACAGATGACATGGTTATCAATGCAGGTAATATCAAGGTTACTGCAGCAGATGACGGTATTCGTGGTAAGGATTCTATGACAATCAATGGTGGAACGATTGATGTAACAGTTGGTGGTGATGGTATCAAGTCAACTAATGACTCAGACACAACCAAAGGCTATACAACTATCACAGGCGGTACGATTACAGTGGCTGCTGGTGATGACGGGATTAAAGCAGAAATGGCCTTGACCATCGATGGTGGAGATATTACTGTGTCAGAATCCCTCGAGGCTCTTGAAGGTACCAATATTACGATTAACGGTGGTACATTGGATGTGTATGGTGCAGATGATGCCATCAATGCAGCGAGCACGATTTCTACGGATATCTTTATCAAGGTAACAGGCGGAGACTTGAAAGTTGCAGTAGGAAGTGGAGATACAGATGCCTTCGATGCTAACGGTGACATCTACATCTCTGGTGGTACCATCGATGTAACCGCACCAACATCAGCCTTCGACTTTGATGGCACGGCAGAATTGACCGGTGGAACAGTCACTGTCAACGGAGAACAGATTACGCAAATCACAGCAACAGGACCAGGCGCTGGTGGTCACGGTGGCTGGTAAAAATAGAAAAACCATGAGTTTCAAAAGAAGACTCATGGTTTTTTTGACGATTCCATATTGGGGAGATTGATTTGGTATTTGATAATGAGCAGGCGGAGGATGAAGAAGATTAAAAAGAGACAGGAGAAGGTTGGTATACGTGAGAAACCTAGTTCGACAACGAGAAGGTGGTAAGACAATCCGGTGAAAAATGCCAGTAAGGCATAGACATCTTCCTTGAGAACAGAGGGAGTTTCATTTACCAATAAATCACGAATAATCCCACCGCCGACACCAGTCAAACTGGCCAAAATCCCAGTTGCCATTGGATTAAGATTGGCTTCAATCCCAGTGCTAGCACCCAAGAGGGCAAAAATTACTAGTCCAATAGCATCAAAGAGCAAGTTGATGCGCGCCAAATAGAGATAGAATTTTCGATCTAAGGGATGCTCACTTTTGGCATTGGAAACTACTACATACATAATGAGAGAGACAGCGATGGATAAGTAAATCGGTGATGGCTCAACCAAAGCAGCAGGAATGCGCCCGACCAAACTGTCTCGAATCATTCCTCCTCCGACAGCAGTCACAATGGCTAACAAGGTAATGCCAAAAATATCTAGTTTTTTCTTAAAGCCTTTGACCACCCCAGAGACGGCAAAGGCAATGGTACCAAC is a genomic window of Streptococcus sp. 29896 containing:
- a CDS encoding MptD family putative ECF transporter S component, which encodes MKQLKMKDLMVTGAFAGLYFLCVGLGTLIGVFFDRSGNMMYAPAFAALLAGPVYMLLIAKVGKFGSISLVGAVMACFFFLSGYMTAAFLPSLTFGLLGDWVAKLGAYKNKWSNLLSFAVFSFGNLGPIILMWLMRDAYEANLLARGKSAEYVAHVILDFTPGNVLWLSFTIILAASLSGLFGQYMVKRYFDRSGLVG
- a CDS encoding energy-coupling factor transporter transmembrane component T, coding for MKLDARSKILLVMFTSLTYGMRLSGLENAVLVCGLSLLFWFSGKPKMALVGLLGYGLFLGLSYWTVLPGLLLHLVVLMTYIWPPLLAGHLLLMTTSSYELIHGLRKWRLPEAFLLTLGVMFRFLPAIKSDARHIQASLKVRGIFLSKWALFVQPLRYMEYFLVPLMLSLLATAQDLTVATLTKGIALSGRPSEFVKSGWTWLDWSLCLCCLIFLLLTRLSR
- a CDS encoding ABC transporter ATP-binding protein produces the protein MLSNLSSIDTTIKINNLQVTYAAADKPALQIEDLTIPAGQCVVLCGPSGSGKSSLLKLLNGLIPEYYPAQVTGQVFLGQLDLRQASVEDLSYHVASVFQNPATQFFHTQVLHELVFPCENQGLSAEEIAVRLEEVNHLFQLETFYDKPIFQLSGGQKQLIALATATMQGSPILLLDEPTANLYQEAVHKVQGVLRKLKQEGKTIIIAEHLLAYLTDLADRYLYFQEGQLVADYPAGDFLHRTEKCRQDMGLRCYDAEPYRRAIAEQASQFKSDQEGLSIGNLSVSQAGQLLYKIEQLCLKPGQVVGLVGPNGSGKTSLARYLVGLEVDKASQITWQGKALSPRQSLEKTSFVMQDVHLQLFAETVRRELTLGQKGKQLDKALISRFRLEDLLDRHPVGLSGGEQQRLMIVASLLADKDILIFDEPSSGLDLAQMKELAKALAFLKKEKKLVLLISHDEELLAMVCDKIIAIESLKTV
- a CDS encoding carbohydrate-binding domain-containing protein, which translates into the protein MVHLIEKEVEIMKQQSLKKWIYSAVTIMSVGVLAACSSTTSSTTSSSSSSQVTTASSSSSASSSSSESTSSIDWSALPMTEVSLTDEGLTITEGGTYVLTGSTTGGVTVETDANVRIILAGATISSSDTAAINVISADNVEIELQDGTENTVKDSSTHSDTNIEGAIHVEADLTITGNGSLTVEGNFQDGIVSTDDMVINAGNIKVTAADDGIRGKDSMTINGGTIDVTVGGDGIKSTNDSDTTKGYTTITGGTITVAAGDDGIKAEMALTIDGGDITVSESLEALEGTNITINGGTLDVYGADDAINAASTISTDIFIKVTGGDLKVAVGSGDTDAFDANGDIYISGGTIDVTAPTSAFDFDGTAELTGGTVTVNGEQITQITATGPGAGGHGGW
- a CDS encoding trimeric intracellular cation channel family protein translates to MDFETFLLVSNYVGTIAFAVSGVVKGFKKKLDIFGITLLAIVTAVGGGMIRDSLVGRIPAALVEPSPIYLSIAVSLIMYVVVSNAKSEHPLDRKFYLYLARINLLFDAIGLVIFALLGASTGIEANLNPMATGILASLTGVGGGIIRDLLVNETPSVLKEDVYALLAFFTGLSYHLLVVELGFSRIPTFSCLFLIFFILRLLIIKYQINLPNMESSKKP